In Acropora palmata chromosome 7, jaAcrPala1.3, whole genome shotgun sequence, one genomic interval encodes:
- the LOC141886047 gene encoding N-acetylglutamate synthase, mitochondrial-like isoform X1 yields the protein MRGTHNLFGKWLGGSLQCRSTIKAATRLISTEIPGNLRILSSNRKLLHCSGWQQQDLRRFLEEIGTDPREARYWLRQFQNHESSPEQPFAVVQVDSEIMEDEVMLDKLASCLAFLHRNGMPVIIVHGLDIPVDNNINIRQWRAKVIEDNIELVDLLEKHGSRARPFMNSGHVLSVLENPSSAFHGRIDKVDVKPLQHCLRSGHIPVLTAVGESPTGQVLCVDSNDAAIRIAQVLKPMKVMFLNSTGGLVDRQGNILGNVSVSDDLEFLLKQPWHSETTLQQVILIAKLLHTLPESSSAVITSADSIIQELFTHKGSGTMFLRPEKIQKHHTLATVDTDKLKQLLIKSFNKPLNADYFFLLEHRLHTLYVTESYSAAAVITNEEEVDGVKYLDKFTVGRQSQGLGTSDTLWRKIKQDFSCLFWRSRGTNRINPWYFIRCGGSCTSGEWTVFWYGISDYTLTQKLVEHAKTFPPSFDPLAPHDEEKSQQVLSSNGYHKFL from the exons ATGAGAGGAACTCATAACCTATTTGGAAAGTGGCTTGGTGGGTCGTTACAATGTCGTTCCACAATTAAAGCAGCGACACGGCTTATCAGTACAGAAATTCCTGGAAATTTGCGCATTCTTTCATCGAACCGAAAGCTATTACACTGTTCTGGCTGGCAACAACAGGATCTCAGACGATTTTTAGAAGAG ATTGGTACTGATCCAAGGGAAGCACGCTATTGGCTGCGGCAGTTCCAGAATCATGAGTCTTCACCTGAACAACCTTTTGCTGTGGTACAAGTGGATTCAGAGATCATGGAAGATGAAGTCATG tTAGACAAGCTGGCCTCATGTTTAGCTTTCCTGCATAGGAATGGGATGCCTGTGATCATTGTACATGGCTTGGATATCCCTGTGGACAACAATATCAACATCAGACAGTGGAGAGCTAAAGTTATAGAGGACAACATAGAACTTGTTGATCTCCTGGAAAAACATGGCAGCAGAGCTCGGCCGTTTATGAACTCTGGTCATGTCCTCTCAGTACTTGAGAATCCTAG TAGTGCTTTCCATGGAAGGATAGACAAAGTAGATGTGAAACCATTGCAGCATTGCTTGAG GTCTGGACACATACCTGttttgactgcagttggggaATCTCCAACTGGTCAAGTGTTATGTGTGGATTCAAATGACGCTGCAATCAGGATAGCGCAAGTCCTAAAACCTATGAAGGTCATGTTCCTCAACAGCACCGGTGGGCTGGTGGATAGACAAGGAAAT ATTTTAGGTAATGTGAGTGTTTCTGATGATCTTGAGTTCTTACTGAAGCAGCCATGGCACTCAGAGACAACTCTACAACAG GTCATCTTGATAGCCAAGCTGTTACATACCTTACCAGAATCTTCTTCAGCTGTAATAACCAGTGCAGATTCCATCATTCAAGAATTGTTTACACATAAAG GTTCTGGAACAATGTTTCTCAGACcagaaaaaattcaaaagcatcACACACTGGCCACTGTTGATACTGACAAACTGAAGCAACTACTCATCAA ATCATTCAATAAGCCATTGAACGCTGACTACTTCTTCTTGCTGGAACACAGACTTCACACATTGTACGTCACGGAAAG CTACAGTGCCGCTGCTGTGATCACAAATGAAGAAGAGGTGGATGGCGTCAAATACTTGGACAAATTCACTGTGGGAAGGCAAAGTCAG GGCCTTGGGACAAGTGACACTTTGTggaggaaaataaaacaagatttTAGTTGTTTATTCTGGAGGTCAAGAGGAACAAATCGAATAAACCCTTG GTATTTCATCAGGTGTGGTGGCAGCTGCACAAGTGGTGAATGGACTGTATTTTG GTATGGGATTAGTGATTATACGCTGACACAAAAACTTGTTGAGCATGCCAAAACCTTCCCACCTTCCTTTGATCCTCTTGCACCAC acGACGAGGAAAAAAGCCAGCAAGTTCTTTCTTCAAATGGCTACCACAAGTTTCTATAA
- the LOC141886047 gene encoding N-acetylglutamate synthase, mitochondrial-like isoform X2 has translation MRGTHNLFGKWLGGSLQCRSTIKAATRLISTEIPGNLRILSSNRKLLHCSGWQQQDLRRFLEEIGTDPREARYWLRQFQNHESSPEQPFAVVQVDSEIMEDEVMLDKLASCLAFLHRNGMPVIIVHGLDIPVDNNINIRQWRAKVIEDNIELVDLLEKHGSRARPFMNSGHVLSVLENPSAFHGRIDKVDVKPLQHCLRSGHIPVLTAVGESPTGQVLCVDSNDAAIRIAQVLKPMKVMFLNSTGGLVDRQGNILGNVSVSDDLEFLLKQPWHSETTLQQVILIAKLLHTLPESSSAVITSADSIIQELFTHKGSGTMFLRPEKIQKHHTLATVDTDKLKQLLIKSFNKPLNADYFFLLEHRLHTLYVTESYSAAAVITNEEEVDGVKYLDKFTVGRQSQGLGTSDTLWRKIKQDFSCLFWRSRGTNRINPWYFIRCGGSCTSGEWTVFWYGISDYTLTQKLVEHAKTFPPSFDPLAPHDEEKSQQVLSSNGYHKFL, from the exons ATGAGAGGAACTCATAACCTATTTGGAAAGTGGCTTGGTGGGTCGTTACAATGTCGTTCCACAATTAAAGCAGCGACACGGCTTATCAGTACAGAAATTCCTGGAAATTTGCGCATTCTTTCATCGAACCGAAAGCTATTACACTGTTCTGGCTGGCAACAACAGGATCTCAGACGATTTTTAGAAGAG ATTGGTACTGATCCAAGGGAAGCACGCTATTGGCTGCGGCAGTTCCAGAATCATGAGTCTTCACCTGAACAACCTTTTGCTGTGGTACAAGTGGATTCAGAGATCATGGAAGATGAAGTCATG tTAGACAAGCTGGCCTCATGTTTAGCTTTCCTGCATAGGAATGGGATGCCTGTGATCATTGTACATGGCTTGGATATCCCTGTGGACAACAATATCAACATCAGACAGTGGAGAGCTAAAGTTATAGAGGACAACATAGAACTTGTTGATCTCCTGGAAAAACATGGCAGCAGAGCTCGGCCGTTTATGAACTCTGGTCATGTCCTCTCAGTACTTGAGAATCCTAG TGCTTTCCATGGAAGGATAGACAAAGTAGATGTGAAACCATTGCAGCATTGCTTGAG GTCTGGACACATACCTGttttgactgcagttggggaATCTCCAACTGGTCAAGTGTTATGTGTGGATTCAAATGACGCTGCAATCAGGATAGCGCAAGTCCTAAAACCTATGAAGGTCATGTTCCTCAACAGCACCGGTGGGCTGGTGGATAGACAAGGAAAT ATTTTAGGTAATGTGAGTGTTTCTGATGATCTTGAGTTCTTACTGAAGCAGCCATGGCACTCAGAGACAACTCTACAACAG GTCATCTTGATAGCCAAGCTGTTACATACCTTACCAGAATCTTCTTCAGCTGTAATAACCAGTGCAGATTCCATCATTCAAGAATTGTTTACACATAAAG GTTCTGGAACAATGTTTCTCAGACcagaaaaaattcaaaagcatcACACACTGGCCACTGTTGATACTGACAAACTGAAGCAACTACTCATCAA ATCATTCAATAAGCCATTGAACGCTGACTACTTCTTCTTGCTGGAACACAGACTTCACACATTGTACGTCACGGAAAG CTACAGTGCCGCTGCTGTGATCACAAATGAAGAAGAGGTGGATGGCGTCAAATACTTGGACAAATTCACTGTGGGAAGGCAAAGTCAG GGCCTTGGGACAAGTGACACTTTGTggaggaaaataaaacaagatttTAGTTGTTTATTCTGGAGGTCAAGAGGAACAAATCGAATAAACCCTTG GTATTTCATCAGGTGTGGTGGCAGCTGCACAAGTGGTGAATGGACTGTATTTTG GTATGGGATTAGTGATTATACGCTGACACAAAAACTTGTTGAGCATGCCAAAACCTTCCCACCTTCCTTTGATCCTCTTGCACCAC acGACGAGGAAAAAAGCCAGCAAGTTCTTTCTTCAAATGGCTACCACAAGTTTCTATAA